Sequence from the Desulfurobacteriaceae bacterium genome:
ATCTCTTGTTCCCCAAGAAGAGTAAACGTATCCCAAAGGAATTTTTCCATTTTCATTTATGGCTGATACAAATTCAGAATACTGATAGTCAACTACTACTCCAGGACCGTTAAAAGGATTTATAACGATAAAAAACTTTTTAGAACCGTCGGGAAAACTTATTATCTGATCCCAAACTGTAAAATTGTAAGAATATACAGGAAGAATACTTCCCTTTATCTTCGGTTTTGCCGATAGTTCCGAATACTCTTCCCCTCCACAAGAAACAAAAAAAGATAGAACAAAAATCAATATGATTTTTCTCATGTTCTTCCAAAATTTGAATAATAAGGGGAGAATCCCCCCTAACGATTCTCAACTTTAACGTTCTCAGGTTTTATCTTAGCAAAACGTCTCTTTCCAACTTGAAGTATGAACTCTCCACTTAAAACATCTATTTCAAGGTTTTCATCTACTACTTTTTCGCCGTTAACTTTAACTCCTCCCCCTTTTATAAGTCTTCTTGCTTCAGAAGTGGACTTTGTAAGTCCAGCTTCTTTTAAAAGCCTTGGAAGCCATACAGGATTGTTAGGAATTGAAATTGTAGGTTCTGGAATTTCTTCTGGGAGCTCTCTCTTTGAAAAGACTCTTTCAAAGTGCTCTCTTGCTCGCTTAGCAGCCTCTTCCCCGTGGAAGGTTTTAACTATCGTCTCGGCAAGCTTTTTCTTTGCTTCCATTGGATGGAATTTTCCTTCTTTTACAAGTCTTTCCATCTCATTTATTTCTTCTTCAGGAACACGAGTAACTAAACGGTAGTATCTCCACATAAGCTCATCAGAAATTCTCATTACTTTTCCAAATTGCTCCTCTGGAGGCTCTAAAATACCGATATAGTTCCCAAGGGATTTACTCATCTTCTGAACGCCGTCAAGCCCTTCTAAAATTGGCATCATTATGCACACTTGTTCTTCCTGTCCGAACTCCCTCTGAA
This genomic interval carries:
- the tyrS gene encoding tyrosine--tRNA ligase, which encodes MRTLEEQLEIIKRGTAEIIGEEELIEKLKKKDTLFVKAGFDPTAPDLHLGHTVLLWKLRDFQELGHKVYFLIGDFTAIIGDPTGKSETRPPLTKEEVLENAKTYAEQVFKILDPEKTIVVFNSEWLSEMTAADLIKLTSKYTVARMLERDDFEKRFKEGRAIHIHEFIYPLLQGYDSVVLKADVELGGTDQKFNLLVGRHLQREFGQEEQVCIMMPILEGLDGVQKMSKSLGNYIGILEPPEEQFGKVMRISDELMWRYYRLVTRVPEEEINEMERLVKEGKFHPMEAKKKLAETIVKTFHGEEAAKRAREHFERVFSKRELPEEIPEPTISIPNNPVWLPRLLKEAGLTKSTSEARRLIKGGGVKVNGEKVVDENLEIDVLSGEFILQVGKRRFAKIKPENVKVENR